A genomic segment from bacterium encodes:
- the lptC gene encoding LPS export ABC transporter periplasmic protein LptC, protein MTRFALLSFVSGLLLAGCTQLTEPAKETTPGANLPQQELYEATITFYQNDRISGVLKAGRIRKFERTSLVLLDSGVVMDFFNEQGLHTSTLWADSGRTDEVRKDMVAMGNVIAQSDSGEMLETTELRWDNTSRQVRSNVRVKLSTPTDTLYGIGFVSDEHLRNWRIDRPYGLTFREQERRIARDSLAVAPQITDSLPGDSL, encoded by the coding sequence GTGACGCGCTTCGCATTGTTGTCTTTCGTGTCCGGTCTTCTGCTCGCCGGCTGCACGCAACTTACTGAACCGGCCAAGGAAACCACTCCCGGCGCGAACTTGCCCCAGCAAGAGCTCTACGAAGCCACCATCACCTTCTACCAGAACGACCGCATCAGCGGCGTTCTGAAGGCCGGAAGAATCCGCAAGTTCGAGCGCACCTCTCTGGTCCTTCTCGACAGCGGAGTGGTCATGGATTTCTTCAACGAACAGGGACTTCATACCTCCACCCTGTGGGCCGATTCGGGCCGCACCGATGAAGTCCGTAAGGACATGGTCGCCATGGGGAACGTGATCGCCCAGTCGGACAGCGGGGAAATGCTCGAAACCACCGAACTGCGCTGGGACAACACGTCCCGGCAAGTTCGCTCCAACGTGCGCGTGAAGCTGTCCACGCCCACCGACACCTTGTACGGCATCGGCTTCGTCTCCGACGAGCACTTGCGGAACTGGCGCATTGATCGCCCCTACGGCTTGACGTTCCGTGAACAGGAACGGCGAATCGCGCGCGATTCGCTGGCGGTCGCGCCTCAAATCACCGACTCGCTTCCGGGAGACTCGCTGTAA
- a CDS encoding KpsF/GutQ family sugar-phosphate isomerase — protein sequence MAVARRLLRIEADAVGALTERLNDSFTRALDLLAAVRGRVIVTGMGKSGHVGRKISATLASTGTPSHFLHPTEAAHGDLGMVTRQDGVIILSKSGETQEILNLIPYLKLLNIPTIGLLGNCRSSIAEKCDVRLDVSVVEEGCPLDLAPTASTTAALAMGDALAVALLTEKRFRPEDFAFLHPGGVLGRRLTKRIQEVMHAGGEIPIVSPDTQLRDVVMEMTLKRLGATCVVDDAGKLLGIYTDGDLRRTFERGGDLHLLTAADIATQDPKSIEPTALVTRAINLMETHNILVMPVLDDEGKLVGIVHLHDLLKSGIGR from the coding sequence CTGGCCGTTGCCCGCCGCCTCCTGCGGATCGAGGCCGATGCGGTCGGAGCATTGACCGAGCGGCTGAACGACTCCTTCACCCGCGCGCTCGATCTCCTGGCCGCGGTCAGAGGCCGCGTGATCGTGACCGGAATGGGCAAGTCCGGACACGTCGGCCGGAAGATCTCCGCCACTCTGGCCAGCACCGGAACCCCCTCGCATTTTCTCCACCCGACCGAGGCCGCCCACGGCGATCTCGGAATGGTCACTCGGCAGGATGGAGTCATCATTCTTTCCAAGAGCGGCGAGACCCAGGAAATCCTGAATCTGATTCCCTATCTCAAGTTGCTCAATATTCCGACCATCGGACTCTTAGGCAACTGCCGGAGCTCGATTGCCGAGAAATGCGACGTTCGTCTCGACGTTTCGGTCGTGGAGGAGGGATGTCCGCTTGATCTGGCTCCCACCGCCTCGACAACCGCTGCGCTGGCAATGGGCGACGCGCTGGCTGTGGCTCTGTTGACGGAAAAGCGTTTCCGCCCCGAGGATTTCGCCTTCCTCCACCCGGGCGGGGTGCTGGGACGGCGGCTCACCAAACGCATTCAGGAGGTCATGCACGCCGGCGGTGAAATCCCCATCGTCTCGCCCGATACGCAGCTTCGTGACGTGGTCATGGAGATGACGCTGAAGCGGCTGGGAGCAACGTGCGTGGTGGACGACGCGGGAAAGCTACTCGGTATCTACACCGACGGCGATTTACGGCGCACCTTCGAGCGCGGCGGAGATCTTCACCTGCTTACCGCCGCCGACATTGCCACGCAAGACCCTAAGTCCATCGAACCGACGGCTCTGGTCACCCGCGCCATCAACCTGATGGAAACCCATAATATTCTGGTGATGCCTGTTCTGGACGACGAGGGCAAATTGGTCGGCATCGTGCATCTCCACGACTTGCTCAAATCGGGAATCGGACGGTGA
- a CDS encoding HAD hydrolase family protein, translated as MKTLNDLDPELRQRLAGIRLLLMDVDGVLTDGLIHLDDSGVETKLFSTRDGLALYWLRQYGLRTGIISGRQSRATLLRCQDLGIDEIHLGATHKIPVFEDIIRRTGIAAETIAYIGDDVIDLSLIQRAGVSAAPADAHPEVLARVDIVLDQPGGRGAVRHFLDLWLAATGHWETAIEDMLRGNY; from the coding sequence GTGAAAACCTTAAACGATCTTGACCCCGAATTACGCCAGCGGCTCGCCGGCATCCGCCTGCTCCTCATGGATGTAGACGGAGTCCTCACGGATGGCCTTATCCATCTGGATGATTCGGGCGTGGAAACCAAGCTTTTCTCAACCCGCGACGGCCTCGCCCTCTATTGGCTCCGGCAGTATGGTCTTCGCACCGGAATCATCTCCGGACGGCAGTCCCGCGCCACGCTTCTTCGCTGTCAAGACCTCGGCATTGACGAAATCCACCTCGGCGCCACCCATAAAATTCCCGTCTTTGAGGACATCATCCGACGGACGGGAATAGCGGCGGAAACCATCGCCTACATCGGCGACGACGTCATTGACCTTTCGCTCATCCAGCGAGCGGGAGTTTCGGCGGCTCCGGCGGACGCCCATCCCGAAGTCTTGGCGCGCGTGGACATCGTTCTGGATCAACCCGGCGGTCGGGGCGCCGTCCGTCATTTCCTGGATCTTTGGTTGGCCGCCACCGGCCACTGGGAAACCGCAATCGAGGACATGCTTCGTGGCAACTACTGA
- a CDS encoding T9SS type A sorting domain-containing protein has translation MLSARSILWVILSLAASAIAIQAGSREPVAVSVECAGVEPCFTLDEPTDTLRQDDNRPVYAFRFPDAYGDDLRNQRFRAPDRAHVRGVLFAFPTRGSAQWTTGSPDLVVKLWPMGEDSLPVAGGEWLSDTVAFEEWASHVYSLDSTWRGDSTQFVYVDLATHEIQLDSGQWFHAGYSAVLEAGDSLAILADDGIPETSYASEWYNGRFVLMRDGWRSVNFFMRVVVSLDSAGLNVLGPDGTVADLSLCTVYPNPFNSRTTISFDVIRPGIVRLSMFDLLGRERLLLLDEHKSAGRYRVNLDGNDLSSGVYFVQVWTLGRRQAIRLVLTK, from the coding sequence ATGCTTTCAGCTCGTAGCATCCTCTGGGTGATACTTTCGCTGGCGGCGAGTGCGATTGCCATTCAGGCCGGTTCGCGCGAGCCGGTGGCGGTATCCGTTGAATGCGCGGGAGTAGAGCCGTGTTTCACCCTTGACGAGCCCACGGACACGCTTCGGCAGGACGACAACCGTCCAGTGTATGCTTTTCGATTTCCGGACGCATATGGCGATGATCTGCGGAATCAGCGGTTTCGAGCTCCGGATCGGGCGCACGTTCGAGGCGTGCTATTCGCTTTCCCGACCCGCGGATCTGCACAGTGGACGACCGGCTCGCCCGACCTCGTGGTGAAGTTGTGGCCGATGGGCGAAGACTCCCTGCCGGTAGCGGGCGGAGAATGGCTCTCGGATACGGTGGCTTTCGAGGAATGGGCTTCGCATGTCTACTCCCTCGATTCGACGTGGCGGGGAGATTCGACACAGTTCGTGTACGTTGACCTCGCGACTCACGAAATCCAGTTGGACAGCGGGCAGTGGTTTCATGCGGGCTATTCGGCGGTTCTCGAGGCGGGGGACTCGCTGGCGATTCTCGCGGATGATGGGATTCCCGAGACCTCGTATGCGAGCGAATGGTACAACGGACGGTTCGTGCTGATGCGCGACGGTTGGCGGAGCGTGAACTTTTTTATGCGGGTGGTGGTGAGTCTGGATTCGGCAGGGCTGAACGTCCTCGGCCCGGACGGGACGGTGGCCGATCTTTCTTTGTGTACGGTTTATCCCAATCCATTCAACAGTCGCACGACGATCTCGTTTGACGTTATACGGCCCGGTATCGTGCGGCTAAGTATGTTCGATCTTTTGGGGAGGGAACGGCTCCTGTTGCTCGATGAACATAAATCGGCGGGCCGCTATCGCGTTAACCTCGATGGGAATGATCTTTCGTCGGGAGTTTATTTCGTTCAGGTGTGGACGCTCGGACGGCGGCAGGCGATTCGGCTGGTGTTGACGAAGTAA
- a CDS encoding aminotransferase class I/II-fold pyridoxal phosphate-dependent enzyme, translating to MDESTFPTESFIKWQPSPLMEWAKAIAGRGRYNLARSGVPSVTDVREIPGGPFEADLWGHNEGGHEGLKGCIAAMYGEAPANVLLAQGASECNFLIAGAVLAGGGSAIVETPVYEPLLRAIEVWADRVIRLPRRRENGFQPDPDELRRLAAKDVRLVVLTDLHNPTHVALEPARLQEIMTAARETGAMVMIDEVFLPMLRRDHRTHGHEFGAISVNGLDKSWGLDAIRVGWAVGPEEIVGRAYRLNNLLGVNQPYLTEDLAFRILSSRVAVESLIGRADRANEGRALLDEFVEQTPEVRYVPSDGGISAVVELPEGISDRELAERLLAEEHTVVFPGSFFEYPGTLRVSFGGGTEETREGFRRLSQRIRTGS from the coding sequence ATGGACGAAAGTACCTTCCCCACCGAGTCCTTCATCAAATGGCAGCCGTCGCCGCTTATGGAATGGGCCAAGGCGATTGCCGGACGCGGGCGATACAATCTGGCGCGGAGCGGCGTCCCCTCGGTGACGGATGTGCGCGAGATTCCGGGCGGGCCGTTCGAAGCGGATTTATGGGGCCATAACGAAGGGGGGCACGAAGGGCTGAAGGGATGCATCGCCGCCATGTACGGCGAAGCGCCGGCGAACGTGCTGCTGGCCCAGGGTGCAAGCGAGTGCAACTTCCTCATCGCCGGAGCCGTGCTGGCGGGCGGAGGATCGGCAATCGTCGAGACGCCCGTATACGAACCGCTTTTGCGGGCTATCGAAGTCTGGGCGGATCGCGTGATTCGGCTTCCGCGGCGGCGCGAGAACGGATTTCAACCCGATCCCGATGAGCTGCGACGGCTGGCGGCAAAAGACGTGCGGCTGGTGGTGCTGACGGACCTGCACAATCCCACGCACGTGGCTCTCGAACCCGCGCGCCTGCAGGAGATTATGACGGCGGCGCGGGAGACGGGTGCGATGGTGATGATTGACGAAGTGTTCTTGCCGATGCTGCGGCGCGATCATCGAACGCACGGACACGAATTCGGGGCGATCTCGGTGAACGGTCTGGACAAGTCGTGGGGACTGGACGCGATCCGAGTGGGATGGGCGGTGGGACCCGAGGAGATTGTCGGGCGAGCCTATCGCCTGAACAACCTGCTGGGAGTGAATCAGCCGTACCTGACGGAAGACCTGGCGTTTCGGATTTTAAGCAGCCGCGTGGCCGTGGAATCGCTGATTGGCCGGGCCGATCGAGCGAACGAGGGACGGGCGCTGCTGGATGAGTTCGTGGAGCAGACCCCGGAGGTTCGCTATGTGCCGTCGGATGGCGGGATTTCGGCGGTGGTGGAATTGCCGGAGGGAATCAGCGACCGAGAACTTGCCGAGCGTTTGCTGGCGGAGGAGCATACCGTGGTGTTTCCGGGAAGTTTCTTTGAGTATCCGGGAACGCTGCGCGTGAGTTTCGGCGGCGGTACGGAAGAAACGAGAGAAGGATTCCGGAGACTGAGCCAACGGATAAGGACGGGATCATGA
- a CDS encoding S8 family serine peptidase: MTKQTGLAMLLLLAATTISLQASDTERWSREIIVKWREVPARLDGDRFPAEVRGQVVDVRAALPVGERTTVGLERISVVEVNNASTVPKFIALLQHDPQVEYVEPRALRYIDGWTEGGNRGREGALDGVPNDPFYGQQWGLVAMEAEAAWNITRGDPSVAIAVLDLGVDFTHPELVHCRWENAAERSGVAGVDDDGNGFVDDVYGWDFVEGDGEPWSQLLDGDEAHGTHVAGLAAAARNNGQGIAGLAPDCKIMGVRVGHHGQIPYGYDGIYYACRSGAKVINCSWGGEFESAYERDVVQYAAEMGCVIVASAGNSATSQEHYPAGIEGVLSVAATRIGDFAADFTQYGSWVKVSAPGVAMLSTFNTPGGGHSYGTWQGTSMSAPLVAATCALVKSRFPQMTGRHLMARVMGTADPIDGKNPTLAGQIGLGRVNAWRALADSAAGIRVVDDSLTETSGNGDGRIRAGETATLRLAIRNDGTGVGGMAAFLATSATDVGLRNPVLVFEDVPPGGPVWSESVVAIELAGTARRGFLLPLSIDFIGGNGRLAGRVTRTIYLDSTFVCLDNGRLRLGFAEDGSLGYYDREQDHYIGCGFRTAELSNALYHGSFVLAADGLVSDNAYGNAALNRYDWQSLDESVARLVVSERADVEARAEFADRRAEPPLFAQVESAGLGWQGAEQNGFLILEYAVENRSVNPWNEAYAGLFLDLDVGPSSMNRVFYHEEAGIIYVQAIGSSHPLAGVASIGDSWGSLFVVNNRDELHPPSGEDPLTGWTDERKWQILERGIAAIPTEPADISLLVSYGPLVMDSHEIRTFAYALVSGNDADELARQAESARQRYQGRKSPPPPPTPERRAMKAGLYPNPLAAGEPLHLVLPSREEATVRLYNILGQRVAEFQNVMAGPEGALLDPMVGRAASGLLLYRVETATGGVTGKLLILK; the protein is encoded by the coding sequence ATGACAAAGCAAACCGGGTTGGCGATGCTGCTGCTGTTGGCGGCGACCACCATTTCATTGCAGGCGAGCGACACCGAGCGATGGTCGCGCGAGATTATCGTGAAGTGGCGGGAAGTTCCGGCGCGACTCGACGGTGATCGGTTTCCGGCCGAAGTTCGCGGGCAAGTCGTGGACGTGCGGGCGGCGCTGCCCGTTGGCGAGCGGACGACGGTGGGACTGGAACGGATCAGCGTGGTGGAGGTGAATAACGCGAGCACCGTACCCAAGTTCATCGCACTGCTTCAGCATGATCCACAAGTGGAATACGTCGAGCCGCGAGCACTACGCTACATTGACGGCTGGACAGAGGGGGGAAATCGGGGGCGCGAAGGAGCTTTGGACGGCGTTCCCAATGATCCGTTCTACGGTCAGCAATGGGGGCTGGTGGCGATGGAGGCGGAGGCGGCGTGGAACATCACGCGCGGCGATCCGTCGGTGGCAATTGCCGTATTGGATCTGGGAGTGGATTTCACGCATCCCGAGCTGGTTCATTGCCGCTGGGAGAATGCGGCCGAGCGATCGGGCGTGGCGGGAGTGGACGATGACGGCAACGGCTTCGTGGATGATGTGTACGGCTGGGATTTCGTGGAAGGCGACGGAGAACCATGGTCGCAGCTTCTCGATGGTGACGAAGCACATGGGACACACGTGGCGGGATTGGCAGCGGCGGCCCGCAACAACGGACAAGGGATTGCGGGACTCGCGCCCGACTGCAAGATTATGGGGGTTCGCGTGGGCCACCACGGGCAAATTCCCTATGGCTATGATGGTATCTACTACGCGTGTCGAAGTGGCGCAAAGGTCATCAATTGCTCGTGGGGCGGCGAGTTCGAGTCGGCATACGAGCGCGACGTGGTGCAGTACGCGGCTGAGATGGGCTGCGTGATCGTGGCATCGGCGGGCAACTCGGCCACCTCTCAGGAGCATTATCCGGCCGGAATCGAGGGCGTTCTTAGCGTGGCAGCGACGCGGATCGGGGATTTCGCCGCCGATTTCACGCAATATGGGTCGTGGGTGAAAGTGTCGGCCCCGGGAGTCGCGATGCTTTCAACCTTCAACACTCCGGGTGGCGGACACAGTTACGGCACATGGCAGGGAACGAGCATGTCGGCTCCCTTGGTGGCGGCGACGTGCGCGCTTGTCAAGAGCCGTTTTCCACAGATGACGGGCCGCCATCTCATGGCCCGCGTGATGGGAACGGCGGACCCGATTGACGGCAAGAATCCGACACTGGCGGGTCAGATCGGACTCGGACGCGTCAATGCATGGCGGGCGCTGGCGGATTCGGCGGCGGGAATCCGCGTGGTAGACGACAGCTTGACGGAGACTTCCGGAAACGGAGACGGACGGATCCGTGCGGGGGAAACCGCGACCCTCCGCCTGGCCATCCGCAACGACGGAACGGGCGTGGGAGGCATGGCCGCATTTTTGGCCACCTCGGCGACTGACGTGGGTCTGCGCAATCCGGTGCTGGTCTTCGAGGATGTGCCACCGGGCGGACCGGTGTGGAGCGAGTCGGTGGTTGCGATCGAACTGGCGGGAACCGCGAGGCGGGGATTCCTGCTTCCGCTCTCGATAGATTTCATCGGCGGTAACGGCCGACTGGCGGGGCGCGTGACCCGGACGATCTATCTGGATTCGACGTTCGTCTGCCTGGACAACGGGCGGCTGCGGCTCGGATTCGCGGAAGACGGCAGTCTGGGATACTACGATCGCGAGCAGGACCACTATATCGGCTGTGGTTTCCGGACGGCAGAGCTATCGAATGCTCTTTATCACGGATCGTTCGTGCTGGCCGCGGACGGACTCGTCTCGGATAATGCCTATGGGAATGCGGCTCTGAACCGCTACGATTGGCAATCGCTGGACGAGAGCGTGGCGCGTCTGGTTGTCAGTGAGCGAGCGGACGTGGAAGCGCGGGCGGAATTCGCGGACCGGCGGGCCGAGCCCCCGCTGTTCGCGCAAGTGGAGTCGGCTGGTCTGGGTTGGCAGGGAGCGGAACAGAACGGATTTCTGATCCTGGAATACGCGGTTGAGAATCGCTCGGTCAATCCGTGGAATGAGGCGTACGCCGGACTGTTTCTCGACTTGGACGTGGGGCCCTCCTCGATGAATCGCGTGTTCTACCATGAGGAGGCGGGAATCATCTACGTACAGGCGATCGGTTCCAGTCATCCTCTGGCGGGCGTCGCGTCCATCGGAGATTCGTGGGGCAGTCTGTTCGTGGTGAACAATCGCGATGAGCTGCATCCGCCGAGCGGGGAGGATCCGTTGACGGGTTGGACGGATGAACGGAAATGGCAGATCCTCGAACGGGGAATCGCCGCGATTCCGACCGAACCGGCGGACATCAGCCTTCTGGTGTCGTACGGTCCGCTGGTGATGGATTCGCATGAAATCCGGACGTTCGCTTATGCTCTCGTGAGCGGGAACGACGCGGATGAACTTGCCCGACAAGCGGAGTCCGCGCGGCAGAGATATCAAGGTCGAAAGAGTCCTCCCCCACCTCCGACTCCGGAACGACGAGCGATGAAAGCCGGATTGTATCCGAATCCGTTGGCGGCGGGTGAGCCGTTGCACTTGGTCCTGCCCTCGCGGGAAGAAGCGACGGTCCGACTCTACAACATCCTCGGTCAACGGGTTGCCGAATTTCAGAATGTGATGGCCGGTCCGGAAGGAGCGCTGCTTGACCCGATGGTGGGGAGGGCGGCCAGCGGGCTGCTGCTGTATCGAGTTGAAACCGCGACCGGCGGAGTGACCGGGAAACTGCTCATCTTGAAGTGA